In Methanosarcinales archaeon, the following proteins share a genomic window:
- a CDS encoding ABC transporter permease: protein MSYFSLPKLSSRVTTVWRRNWDVFMKTYKVNFLPPFIEPLLYLFALGFGLGTFIDEIEGMSYARFIAPALIAISIMYSSFFECTFSSYVRMYYQKTFDAIIATPLSIEEVITGELLWGASRSLINATIMLPVLWAFGLIELPESLLIIPFAFLAGFLFATIAMCFTAVSPNIMALNYPAFLFITPMFLFTGTFFPLSLLPVPVQYFALAVLPLTHVVIIVRSLTLGAVNGILLLNLIWIIVTTAILFLLSVNLMKRRLIT from the coding sequence ATGTCCTATTTCAGTTTACCCAAACTTAGCAGCAGGGTAACGACGGTATGGCGTCGAAACTGGGATGTGTTCATGAAGACATACAAAGTGAATTTCTTGCCGCCTTTTATTGAACCGCTGCTGTATCTGTTTGCCCTCGGGTTCGGGCTGGGTACTTTTATAGATGAGATCGAAGGTATGTCCTATGCCCGTTTCATCGCTCCTGCCCTTATTGCAATTTCTATCATGTACTCCTCCTTTTTCGAATGCACCTTCTCTTCCTATGTCCGGATGTACTACCAGAAGACCTTTGATGCCATTATTGCAACACCTTTGAGCATAGAGGAAGTGATAACCGGGGAGTTATTGTGGGGTGCTTCCAGGAGTCTGATCAATGCAACCATAATGCTGCCAGTGTTGTGGGCTTTCGGACTTATCGAACTGCCAGAATCCTTACTTATTATCCCGTTCGCCTTTTTGGCAGGTTTTTTGTTCGCCACTATTGCCATGTGCTTTACTGCCGTCTCACCCAACATAATGGCCCTGAACTATCCTGCATTCCTGTTTATAACCCCTATGTTCCTGTTCACAGGCACCTTCTTTCCACTTTCGCTTCTGCCCGTGCCAGTCCAGTATTTTGCCCTGGCTGTACTGCCCCTGACCCATGTAGTAATTATTGTCCGCTCACTGACGCTTGGAGCCGTCAATGGGATTTTACTCTTAAATCTCATCTGGATCATTGTCACAACTGCGATTTTATTTCTACTTTCAGTGAACCTGATGAAAAGAAGATTGATCACTTAA
- a CDS encoding ATP-binding cassette domain-containing protein: protein MIEEGEMFGFLGPNGAGKTTAMRMIQCVSPKTGGKLEVLGMDVNTHQREIKQVLGVVPQENNLDPDFNVYENMLVYSRYFDIPRPQARQMTDNLLDFMQLQEKRDIMIEELSGGMKRRLILARALINSPRIIILDEPTVGLDPQARHLIWDKLRSMQSKKVTIVLTTHYLEEAAQLCDRLVIMDYGRILLEGSPDEIVMEQIGTDIVETENNPNVCACLDKKGAKYEVMGDIIQVYTSEPQEITSHLFKECQLGKITARSATLEDVFLKLTGKKLRE from the coding sequence GGCAAGACCACTGCCATGAGGATGATACAGTGCGTCTCGCCCAAGACTGGTGGAAAACTGGAAGTGCTGGGTATGGATGTGAACACCCACCAGAGGGAGATTAAACAGGTGCTGGGAGTGGTGCCGCAGGAAAACAATCTGGACCCGGATTTTAATGTTTATGAGAACATGCTGGTGTATTCGCGCTATTTTGACATCCCCCGCCCTCAAGCCCGGCAGATGACAGATAATCTGCTTGATTTTATGCAACTGCAAGAAAAAAGGGATATAATGATCGAGGAACTGTCGGGAGGCATGAAGCGCCGGTTGATCCTTGCCAGGGCACTCATCAACAGTCCCCGTATAATAATACTGGATGAACCCACGGTCGGTCTTGACCCGCAGGCAAGACACCTCATCTGGGATAAACTGCGGAGTATGCAGTCGAAAAAGGTTACCATTGTACTTACTACTCATTATCTGGAGGAGGCAGCCCAGCTGTGCGACAGGCTGGTGATCATGGATTACGGCAGGATACTGCTGGAAGGGTCGCCTGATGAGATAGTGATGGAACAAATCGGAACTGACATTGTGGAAACAGAGAATAATCCGAACGTATGTGCGTGTCTTGATAAAAAAGGCGCTAAATACGAGGTGATGGGGGATATCATACAGGTATATACCAGCGAACCTCAAGAAATTACATCACACCTGTTCAAAGAATGCCAGCTCGGGAAAATAACCGCCCGTTCTGCTACACTTGAAGATGTGTTCCTGAAACTCACAGGAAAAAAACTCAGGGAGTGA